The following coding sequences lie in one Myxococcus xanthus genomic window:
- a CDS encoding PAS domain-containing sensor histidine kinase, translated as MPPTPAKKRQRPLAEPSAEAPSPELLQTLLEALPDAFFLLDARWCLAYVNPDMARLLGGAARLQDDVRRVCPELLELSRHLHFEQPVSEQPSVRYEHAWPEAETCLDVRVRPVEGGLLVHCRDITEERKGREALRRNGEVFRAILEGTTDAVYTKDLDGRFTMMNAAGAKAVGYRAEDVVGRTDLELFDPAVARTNAANDREVFAFGRTVTYEDAQPGVDGPRVWLSTKGVLRDAEGKVFGLFGISRDITQRKWAEEETRRHSEFQEQLMGIVTHDIRSPLGAIMNWSRVLAAGGTDEDAQRTSQRIATAAVRIERLTRLLLDFTRTRLMGGVAIEPRPVDLKDLVAKVAHEFGVAFPQRTVEVDPKGNTQGVWDPDRLAQVTSNLVENALKYSPPETPVRLTARGLRTRVVLEVHNAGRPIPDNLLPHLFEPFRGGPQSSRTLKMSYGLGLFIVREIVQAHGGTIEVRSDEAEGTTFTVTLPRRSMPARPPQPPTGSPRD; from the coding sequence ATGCCCCCCACCCCCGCCAAGAAGCGCCAGCGTCCCCTGGCCGAGCCTTCCGCCGAGGCACCCTCCCCCGAGCTGCTGCAGACGCTCCTGGAGGCGCTCCCGGACGCCTTCTTCCTGCTCGATGCGCGGTGGTGTCTGGCGTACGTGAATCCAGACATGGCCCGGCTGCTCGGCGGCGCGGCGCGGCTGCAGGACGACGTGCGCCGGGTGTGCCCGGAGCTGCTGGAGCTGAGCCGTCACCTGCACTTCGAACAGCCCGTCTCCGAGCAGCCCTCCGTCCGCTACGAGCACGCCTGGCCGGAAGCGGAGACCTGCCTCGACGTGCGCGTGCGCCCGGTGGAGGGCGGCCTGCTGGTGCACTGCCGTGACATCACCGAGGAGCGCAAGGGGCGCGAGGCGCTGCGCCGCAACGGCGAGGTGTTCCGCGCCATCCTCGAAGGCACCACGGACGCCGTCTACACGAAGGACCTGGACGGCCGCTTCACGATGATGAACGCGGCGGGCGCGAAGGCCGTGGGCTACCGCGCCGAGGACGTGGTGGGACGCACGGACCTCGAGCTGTTCGACCCGGCGGTGGCGCGCACCAACGCGGCGAACGACCGCGAGGTGTTCGCCTTCGGCCGCACCGTCACCTACGAGGACGCGCAGCCGGGCGTGGACGGGCCGCGCGTGTGGCTGTCCACCAAGGGCGTGCTGCGTGACGCCGAGGGCAAGGTGTTCGGCCTGTTCGGCATCAGCCGCGACATCACCCAGCGCAAGTGGGCGGAAGAGGAGACCCGGCGGCACTCCGAGTTCCAGGAGCAGCTCATGGGCATCGTCACCCATGACATCCGCAGCCCGCTGGGCGCCATCATGAACTGGTCGCGCGTGCTCGCCGCGGGCGGCACCGATGAGGATGCGCAGCGCACCAGCCAGCGCATCGCCACCGCGGCGGTCCGCATCGAGCGGCTCACCCGGCTGCTGCTGGACTTCACGCGCACGCGGCTGATGGGCGGCGTGGCCATTGAGCCCCGGCCGGTGGACCTGAAGGATTTGGTGGCCAAGGTGGCCCACGAGTTCGGCGTGGCCTTCCCCCAGCGCACCGTCGAGGTGGACCCCAAGGGCAACACCCAGGGCGTGTGGGACCCGGACCGGCTGGCGCAGGTGACGTCCAACCTGGTGGAGAACGCGCTCAAGTACAGCCCGCCGGAGACGCCGGTGCGGCTGACGGCGCGCGGGCTGCGCACCCGGGTGGTGCTGGAGGTCCACAACGCCGGCCGCCCCATTCCGGACAACCTGCTGCCCCACCTCTTCGAGCCCTTCCGCGGCGGGCCCCAGAGCTCGCGCACGCTGAAGATGAGCTACGGGCTGGGGCTCTTCATCGTCCGGGAAATCGTCCAGGCGCACGGCGGCACCATCGAGGTCCGCTCCGATGAGGCGGAAGGCACCACCTTCACCGTGACGCTGCCGCGCCGCTCCATGCCGGCCCGACCGCCCCAGCCTCCCACCGGAAGCCCGCGCGACTAA
- a CDS encoding monovalent cation:proton antiporter-2 (CPA2) family protein, whose translation MSFLQQALVFLAAAVLAVPLSRRLGLGSVLGYLAAGAVIGPWGLKLISDVEHIFHVAELGVVLLLFVIGLELQPSRLWALRRSVFGLGGAQVLFTGALLASVGLLCSLTWGAAIVTGFGLSLSSTAFALQLLAERNRLTTPYGQLAFGILLFQDLAVVPLLALLPLLGDGGAPSPGPVWLLLLKDVGVLLAVVLSGRYLVRPVFRAVAATHSQELFTATALLLVVGTASVVNAVGLSMALGAFLAGVLLADSEYRHELEADLAPFKGLLMGLFFISVGMSVNLSLILQKPLLVFGLVLGLVALKGAVLYGLGRMALGRREPALDLAVVISQGGEFAFVLFSLATAQHVMERSLSELLVVVVGLSMATTPVLYAAHERWVRPRFKPKASGREFDVAPTEDNPVIIAGFGRVGQVVGRLLRAKRIGFTAIDASPEQIDFMKRFGSQVFYGDASRLDLLRAARADKAKVFVLAIDDIEASLRTARAVQQHFPHLTLFARARNRVHAYELLDMGIERVMRETFLDSLEMGAGVLQELGLTYSESRRAQERMMEHDERLLRETARFHRDEQKLVELADKARKELESLFEKDEAEHPDRTA comes from the coding sequence ATGTCCTTCCTGCAGCAGGCGCTCGTGTTCCTCGCGGCGGCGGTGCTGGCGGTTCCTCTCTCGCGGCGGCTCGGACTGGGCTCCGTGCTGGGCTACCTGGCGGCGGGCGCGGTCATCGGCCCCTGGGGACTGAAGCTCATCAGCGACGTGGAGCACATCTTCCACGTGGCGGAGCTGGGCGTGGTGCTGCTGCTGTTCGTCATCGGACTGGAGCTGCAGCCCAGCCGGCTGTGGGCGCTGCGCCGCTCCGTCTTCGGCCTGGGCGGCGCGCAGGTGCTGTTCACCGGCGCGCTGCTGGCCAGCGTGGGCCTGCTGTGCAGCCTGACGTGGGGCGCGGCCATCGTCACGGGCTTTGGCCTGTCGCTGTCCTCCACCGCCTTCGCGCTGCAACTGCTGGCCGAGCGCAACCGGCTCACCACGCCGTATGGCCAACTGGCCTTCGGCATCCTCCTCTTCCAGGACCTGGCCGTGGTGCCGCTGCTGGCCCTGCTGCCGCTGCTGGGAGACGGCGGCGCGCCCTCCCCGGGGCCGGTGTGGCTCCTGCTCCTGAAGGACGTGGGCGTGCTGCTGGCGGTGGTGCTGAGCGGCCGCTACCTGGTGCGCCCGGTGTTCCGCGCCGTGGCCGCCACCCACAGCCAGGAGCTGTTCACCGCCACCGCGCTGCTGCTGGTGGTGGGCACCGCGTCGGTGGTCAACGCAGTGGGCTTGTCCATGGCGCTGGGGGCCTTCCTCGCGGGCGTGCTGTTGGCGGACTCCGAGTACCGCCACGAGCTGGAAGCGGACCTGGCGCCCTTCAAGGGACTGCTGATGGGCCTGTTCTTCATCAGCGTGGGCATGTCGGTGAATCTGAGCCTCATCCTCCAGAAGCCGCTGCTCGTCTTCGGACTGGTGCTGGGGCTGGTGGCCCTCAAGGGCGCGGTGCTCTACGGGCTGGGGCGGATGGCCCTGGGGCGGCGTGAGCCGGCGCTCGACCTGGCCGTCGTCATCTCCCAGGGCGGTGAGTTCGCCTTCGTGCTCTTCTCGCTCGCCACCGCCCAGCACGTCATGGAGCGCTCGCTGTCGGAGCTGCTCGTGGTGGTGGTGGGCCTGTCCATGGCCACCACGCCGGTGCTGTATGCTGCTCACGAGCGCTGGGTGCGCCCGCGCTTCAAGCCGAAGGCCTCGGGGCGCGAGTTCGACGTGGCGCCCACGGAGGATAACCCCGTCATCATCGCCGGCTTCGGCCGCGTGGGGCAGGTGGTGGGCCGCCTGCTGCGCGCCAAGCGCATCGGCTTCACCGCGATTGACGCCAGCCCGGAGCAGATTGACTTCATGAAGCGCTTCGGCAGCCAGGTCTTCTACGGAGACGCCTCACGTCTGGACCTGCTGCGCGCGGCCCGCGCGGACAAGGCGAAGGTGTTCGTGCTGGCCATCGATGACATCGAGGCGTCGCTGCGCACCGCGCGGGCCGTGCAGCAACACTTCCCCCACCTCACCTTGTTCGCCCGCGCGCGCAACCGCGTGCATGCCTACGAGCTGCTGGACATGGGAATCGAACGGGTGATGCGTGAGACGTTCCTCGACAGCCTGGAGATGGGCGCCGGGGTCCTCCAGGAGCTGGGCCTCACGTATTCGGAGAGCCGGCGCGCCCAGGAACGGATGATGGAACACGACGAGCGCCTCCTGCGCGAGACGGCCCGGTTCCACCGCGACGAGCAAAAGCTCGTGGAGTTGGCCGACAAAGCCCGCAAAGAGCTGGAGAGCCTCTTCGAGAAGGACGAAGCGGAGCACCCCGACAGAACCGCGTGA
- a CDS encoding ATP-binding protein, translating into MVRRPGGVMMGAPSSQSPFMAARLPASLATVFAALPDPSYVLDDTGRVLVCSQAGARTVGRLPEELVGRHWGELGFPPEELARLETARARVMLIQDTCELEAPWATQTGLRRHALMLSPLPSEDGGPCCVLVTARPLTDAEAVFSRAMELELAARAEVEQAERRRSFLYQAMTTLFTHPPDPQGMYTLLAHLAVPDVADWCLVDALEQGPWVTRVAAACLDPTQQERSGALPTRTELRDDAAVGLLRVLRTGEPELVPAVTDSLLRAAAAEPAHPALLRLLQARSYMIVPLRARGHTLGAVTFVSSGSGRRYGPDDLALAEDLCLRASLAIDNARLVGESRRAARAREDLLAVVSHDLKNPLGVVQLGAALLLRGAGAKPGGESVAKQATRIQDATERMSRLISDLLDWGRLEAGGLPLEWGEHGVVGLLTEALDSIRPLAEAKRLRLSVEFPAAGVRVRCDKVRVLQVLGNLLGNAVKFTTAGGDLMLGARARGGEVSVHVRDTGSGITPDALPHIFDRYWQARDAASRGTGLGLAIAKGLVEAHGGGIQAESTLGEGSVFTFTLPSAGASASHAVHPPLARRATDA; encoded by the coding sequence ATGGTCCGGCGCCCGGGCGGTGTCATGATGGGGGCCCCTTCCAGCCAGTCCCCATTCATGGCAGCTCGACTCCCCGCATCCCTCGCCACTGTCTTCGCCGCGCTCCCCGACCCGTCCTACGTCCTGGATGATACGGGGCGGGTCCTGGTGTGCAGCCAGGCGGGCGCGAGGACGGTGGGTCGGCTCCCCGAGGAGTTGGTGGGCAGGCACTGGGGGGAGCTGGGCTTCCCGCCCGAGGAGTTGGCGCGGCTGGAGACGGCGCGCGCGCGGGTGATGCTCATCCAAGACACCTGCGAACTGGAAGCGCCCTGGGCCACGCAGACGGGCCTCCGGCGTCACGCGCTGATGCTCAGTCCGCTGCCCTCGGAGGATGGGGGGCCGTGCTGCGTACTGGTGACGGCGCGCCCCCTCACCGACGCGGAGGCCGTGTTCTCCCGCGCCATGGAGCTGGAACTGGCCGCGCGGGCGGAGGTGGAGCAGGCCGAGCGCCGCCGCTCCTTCCTCTACCAGGCGATGACGACGCTCTTCACCCACCCGCCGGACCCGCAGGGCATGTACACGCTGCTGGCGCACCTGGCGGTGCCCGACGTGGCGGACTGGTGCCTGGTGGACGCGCTGGAGCAGGGCCCCTGGGTGACGCGCGTGGCGGCGGCGTGCCTGGACCCGACGCAGCAGGAGCGCTCGGGCGCGCTGCCCACCCGCACCGAGCTGCGGGACGACGCCGCCGTGGGCCTCTTGCGCGTGCTGCGCACCGGAGAGCCGGAGCTGGTGCCGGCGGTGACGGACTCCCTGCTGCGCGCCGCCGCGGCGGAGCCCGCGCACCCCGCGCTGCTGCGGCTGCTCCAGGCGCGCTCGTACATGATTGTGCCCCTGCGCGCGCGAGGTCACACGCTGGGCGCCGTCACCTTCGTGTCCTCGGGCTCCGGGCGGCGCTACGGCCCGGACGACCTGGCGCTGGCGGAGGACCTGTGCCTGCGCGCCAGCCTCGCCATCGACAACGCGCGGCTGGTGGGTGAGTCCCGGCGCGCGGCGCGGGCCCGCGAGGATTTGCTGGCCGTGGTGTCGCACGACTTGAAGAACCCGCTGGGCGTGGTGCAGTTGGGCGCGGCGCTGCTGCTGCGCGGCGCGGGGGCGAAGCCGGGCGGCGAAAGCGTGGCCAAGCAGGCCACCCGCATCCAGGACGCCACCGAGCGCATGTCCCGCCTCATCTCCGACCTGCTCGACTGGGGCCGGCTGGAGGCGGGCGGCCTGCCGCTGGAGTGGGGCGAACACGGCGTGGTGGGGCTGCTCACCGAGGCGCTGGACTCCATCCGCCCGCTGGCGGAGGCCAAGCGCCTGCGCCTGTCCGTGGAGTTCCCCGCCGCGGGCGTGCGCGTGCGCTGCGACAAGGTGCGGGTGCTCCAGGTGCTGGGCAACCTGCTGGGCAACGCGGTGAAGTTCACCACCGCGGGGGGCGACCTGATGCTGGGCGCCCGGGCGCGCGGCGGTGAGGTGTCCGTCCACGTGCGCGACACCGGCTCCGGCATCACTCCGGACGCGCTGCCCCACATCTTCGACCGCTACTGGCAGGCCCGCGACGCGGCCAGCCGCGGCACCGGACTGGGCCTGGCCATCGCCAAGGGGCTCGTCGAAGCCCACGGCGGTGGCATCCAGGCGGAGAGCACCCTGGGCGAAGGCAGTGTGTTCACCTTCACCCTGCCCTCCGCGGGTGCCTCGGCGTCCCACGCTGTACACCCGCCGCTCGCACGCAGGGCCACGGACGCCTGA
- the cheB gene encoding chemotaxis-specific protein-glutamate methyltransferase CheB produces the protein MKNDPLRILVAEDSPTARRLLVEIVRADPALTVVGEARDGVEAVELAQRLRPSLVTMDIQMPRMDGLEATRRIMTEVPTPVVVVSTLVERDIQTSMAALRAGALAVLQKPLGPESPDFDADSRRLRDTLKAMAEVKVVRRWPDRTAPPAPVPTPPAPPVSPTRPGVVALAASTGGPAALFRLLSELPASFPVPLLVVQHIAIGFSEGLAQWLRTAGPLPVKVAEDGEPLLPGHVYLAPDDRHLGVRGEGRAEVSRAAPVNGFRPSATWMFRSVARAYGPASLAVILTGMGQDGLEGVRELHGAGGRILAQDEQSSVVYGMPGVVVGANLAHEVVALPDLASRLTSAFRGSGGV, from the coding sequence ATGAAGAACGACCCGTTGCGCATCCTGGTGGCCGAGGACTCGCCCACCGCCCGACGCCTGCTGGTGGAAATCGTCCGCGCCGACCCCGCCCTGACGGTGGTGGGCGAGGCCAGGGACGGTGTGGAAGCGGTGGAGCTGGCCCAGCGCCTGCGGCCCAGCCTGGTGACCATGGACATCCAGATGCCCCGGATGGACGGCCTGGAGGCCACCCGCCGCATCATGACGGAGGTGCCCACGCCGGTGGTGGTGGTGTCCACCCTGGTGGAGCGCGACATCCAGACGTCCATGGCCGCGCTGCGCGCCGGCGCGCTCGCGGTGCTCCAGAAGCCCCTGGGCCCGGAGTCCCCGGACTTCGACGCGGACAGCCGCCGCCTGCGCGACACCCTCAAGGCCATGGCCGAGGTGAAGGTGGTGCGCCGCTGGCCGGACCGCACCGCGCCCCCCGCGCCCGTGCCCACCCCGCCCGCGCCGCCCGTGTCGCCCACGCGCCCCGGCGTGGTGGCCCTGGCCGCCTCCACGGGCGGTCCCGCGGCGCTCTTCCGCCTCCTGTCCGAGCTGCCCGCCAGCTTCCCCGTCCCCCTGCTGGTGGTGCAGCACATCGCCATTGGCTTCAGCGAGGGCCTGGCGCAGTGGCTGCGCACCGCGGGGCCCTTGCCCGTGAAGGTGGCGGAGGATGGCGAGCCCCTGCTCCCCGGGCATGTGTATCTGGCGCCGGATGATCGCCACCTGGGCGTGCGAGGCGAAGGCCGGGCGGAGGTCTCCCGGGCCGCGCCGGTGAATGGCTTCCGGCCGTCCGCGACGTGGATGTTCCGCTCGGTGGCTCGCGCCTACGGGCCCGCGTCGCTCGCCGTCATCCTCACCGGCATGGGCCAGGACGGACTGGAAGGCGTGCGCGAACTCCACGGCGCCGGAGGCCGCATCCTGGCCCAGGACGAGCAGTCCTCCGTCGTCTACGGCATGCCCGGCGTGGTGGTGGGCGCCAACCTGGCCCACGAAGTCGTCGCCCTGCCCGACCTGGCGAGCCGGCTCACCTCGGCTTTCCGCGGTAGCGGGGGAGTCTGA
- a CDS encoding hybrid sensor histidine kinase/response regulator — MDRDRLAQALLATFLEELEGHVVSLNRELLALERETAPARMAELVASLLRTLHSVKGAARAASATRVETACHRMEELLEQVRDAGAGTPDVYELCFTTVDALDDAGRRLAAREDLAGSPLESLLPQLERAAGRRAGAPAPTSAAPPPSPPPMLTDAVPSPPAAAASVEPHPSGGASAGAEALPVRVSAQKLDALLARSGELRVATLRLEGRADALESVREALAQAREAVLGTPGEQALLRAETELARVTLELAADRRTLGGVATGLDDEVRRARTLSFEEGCEGLERAARDVARSLGRQVRLEIHGGALELDRSLLQGLREPLLHLVRNAVAHGLEGPEERQRLGKPAEGRLLLTARLKGSRVEVTVDDDGRGLDLGALREQARARGLRVPESDEEAARLVFLAGLSTATKVTQVAGRGVGLDVVRMHVEGLRGSVEVTTQQGQGTRFILDVPLTLSTLRVLLVSAGGQTLALASESVARLVRLAPDEVRDVEGRPAWASGDALVPLASLAEVLGLPPGPPRARRGAVVLAAGSARAVVVVDEVLAEQEALVRSLGHRVRRARHVSAAAVLPDGRLSLLLNPVSLVRAAGGRPAASLFPAPATQRTRRRVVLADDSPTTRALEQSILESAGYEVVACVDGADAWERLQSGGADALVLDVEMPRMDGFALTEAVRASPRFSRLPVVLVTARGKPEDKARGLQAGASAYLVKSAFDPTSLLETLRRLL, encoded by the coding sequence ATGGACCGCGACCGGTTGGCCCAAGCGCTGCTGGCCACGTTCCTCGAGGAGCTCGAGGGCCACGTCGTCTCGCTCAACCGCGAGCTGCTGGCCCTGGAACGAGAGACCGCGCCCGCGCGCATGGCGGAGCTCGTGGCGTCCCTGCTGCGCACGCTGCACAGCGTGAAGGGTGCGGCGCGCGCGGCCAGCGCCACGCGGGTGGAGACGGCCTGCCACCGCATGGAGGAGTTGCTGGAGCAGGTGCGGGACGCGGGCGCCGGCACGCCCGACGTGTACGAGCTGTGCTTCACCACCGTGGACGCGCTCGACGACGCGGGCCGGCGCCTGGCCGCGCGGGAGGACCTGGCGGGCTCGCCCCTGGAGAGCCTGCTGCCCCAGTTGGAGCGCGCCGCCGGACGCCGGGCCGGCGCGCCCGCACCCACGAGCGCCGCGCCGCCACCGTCGCCTCCGCCCATGCTGACGGACGCGGTGCCGTCCCCCCCCGCCGCCGCGGCCAGCGTGGAGCCGCATCCAAGCGGCGGCGCGTCTGCCGGAGCCGAAGCGCTGCCCGTGCGCGTCTCCGCGCAGAAGCTGGACGCGCTGCTGGCACGCAGCGGTGAGCTGCGCGTGGCGACGCTCCGGCTGGAAGGCCGCGCGGACGCGCTGGAGTCGGTGCGAGAGGCGCTGGCGCAGGCCCGCGAGGCGGTGCTCGGCACGCCCGGCGAACAGGCGCTGCTGCGCGCGGAGACGGAGCTGGCGCGGGTGACGCTGGAGCTGGCGGCGGACCGCCGGACACTGGGCGGCGTGGCCACGGGCCTGGACGACGAGGTCCGCCGCGCGCGCACCCTGTCCTTCGAGGAAGGCTGCGAGGGCCTGGAGCGCGCCGCGCGCGACGTGGCGCGCAGCCTGGGCCGGCAGGTGCGGCTGGAGATTCATGGCGGCGCATTGGAGCTGGACCGCTCGCTGCTACAGGGGCTGCGCGAGCCGCTGCTGCACCTGGTGCGCAACGCGGTGGCGCACGGCCTGGAGGGCCCCGAGGAACGCCAGCGACTGGGCAAGCCCGCCGAGGGACGCCTCCTCCTCACCGCGCGACTCAAGGGCAGCCGCGTCGAGGTGACGGTGGATGACGACGGGCGCGGCCTGGACCTGGGGGCGCTGCGGGAGCAGGCGCGCGCCCGGGGCCTGCGAGTGCCTGAAAGTGACGAGGAGGCCGCGCGGCTGGTGTTCCTGGCCGGCCTGTCCACCGCGACGAAGGTGACCCAGGTGGCTGGCCGTGGCGTGGGCCTGGACGTGGTGCGCATGCACGTGGAGGGGCTGCGCGGCAGCGTGGAGGTGACGACCCAGCAAGGCCAGGGCACCCGCTTCATCCTGGACGTCCCCCTCACGCTGAGCACGCTGCGGGTGCTGCTGGTATCGGCGGGCGGGCAGACGCTGGCGCTGGCCAGTGAGAGCGTGGCGAGGCTGGTGCGCCTGGCGCCCGACGAGGTGCGCGACGTGGAGGGCCGCCCCGCGTGGGCCTCCGGTGACGCGCTGGTGCCGTTGGCCTCGCTGGCGGAGGTGCTGGGGCTGCCGCCCGGCCCGCCTCGCGCGCGCCGGGGCGCGGTGGTGCTGGCCGCGGGCAGCGCGCGCGCCGTGGTGGTGGTGGATGAAGTGCTCGCCGAACAGGAGGCGCTGGTGCGCTCCCTGGGCCACCGCGTGCGCCGGGCCCGGCACGTGTCCGCGGCGGCGGTGCTGCCGGACGGACGGCTGTCGCTTCTGCTCAACCCCGTGTCCCTGGTCCGCGCGGCGGGTGGCCGCCCCGCGGCCTCGCTCTTCCCCGCCCCCGCCACCCAGCGGACGCGGCGGCGAGTGGTGCTGGCGGACGACTCGCCCACCACGCGCGCGCTGGAGCAGAGCATCCTGGAGAGCGCGGGCTATGAAGTGGTGGCCTGCGTGGACGGCGCGGACGCCTGGGAGCGGCTCCAGTCGGGCGGCGCGGACGCGCTGGTGCTGGACGTGGAGATGCCGCGCATGGACGGCTTCGCCCTCACCGAGGCGGTGCGGGCCTCGCCGCGCTTCTCCCGGTTGCCGGTGGTGCTCGTCACCGCCCGTGGCAAGCCAGAGGACAAGGCGCGCGGCCTGCAAGCTGGCGCGAGTGCCTATCTGGTGAAGAGCGCGTTCGACCCGACGAGCCTGCTGGAGACGCTGAGACGACTGCTATGA
- a CDS encoding methyl-accepting chemotaxis protein yields MSIGNRIALGFGLSLLMLLIVAGVSFQGANQLTTSTAGLLTAHENFRIIREVRALLMDAESGQRGFILTGDESYLVPYREAAVALQNDLSRLRDAMADHPNQRARLNRLEPIVTQRVNRLEEGIRLRRQEGLEAGAKFIQAGQGREVMLQVKQIIDEMLVAEQERWDEHATAARDMAQRILWVLGIGTLLGVVIVGGGSYIITRGITTPLRALMVGAEQLGRGKLEHRIDVKGQDETAQLARAFNDMAEKRQQNEVQLEKESEQREHTLRTVAEFVNQLAGASAEILSSTTEQVAGAQEQGSAVTETVSTIEEITKTSEEAAGRARAVSDSARHAEDVGRSGRRAVEEAVGAMGAVREQVESIASRILALAEQAQAIGDIITTVNDISEQTHMLALNASIEASRAGEHGRGFAVVASEVKALADQSKKATGQVRQILGQIQKATHGAVMTTEEGTKSVATATRVVSEAGANIQTLSDLLAQASLTAAQIAASANQQATGIGQIRQAMHDVNQATQQALISSRQTERAMQDLNGMGQKLKGLLGEYGR; encoded by the coding sequence ATGAGCATCGGGAACCGCATCGCACTCGGATTCGGACTGTCGCTACTGATGTTGCTCATCGTGGCGGGTGTGTCCTTCCAGGGCGCCAATCAGCTCACGACGAGCACGGCGGGCCTGCTGACAGCCCATGAGAACTTCCGCATCATCCGCGAGGTCCGCGCGCTGCTGATGGACGCCGAGTCCGGCCAGCGTGGCTTCATCCTCACGGGGGATGAGTCCTACCTGGTGCCCTACCGGGAAGCGGCGGTGGCGCTCCAGAATGACCTGTCCCGCCTGCGCGACGCCATGGCGGACCACCCCAACCAGCGGGCGCGCCTGAACCGGCTGGAGCCCATCGTCACCCAGCGGGTGAACCGGCTGGAGGAAGGCATCCGCCTGCGCCGCCAGGAGGGCCTGGAAGCTGGAGCGAAGTTCATCCAGGCCGGCCAGGGCCGGGAGGTCATGCTCCAGGTCAAGCAGATCATCGACGAGATGCTGGTGGCGGAGCAGGAGCGCTGGGACGAGCACGCCACCGCCGCCCGGGACATGGCCCAGCGCATCCTCTGGGTGCTGGGCATCGGCACGCTGCTGGGCGTGGTCATCGTCGGCGGAGGCAGCTACATCATCACCCGCGGCATCACCACGCCGCTGCGCGCGCTCATGGTGGGCGCCGAACAACTGGGGCGCGGGAAGCTGGAGCACCGCATCGACGTGAAGGGCCAGGACGAGACGGCCCAACTGGCGCGCGCGTTCAACGACATGGCGGAGAAGCGCCAGCAGAACGAGGTCCAGTTGGAGAAGGAATCCGAGCAGCGCGAGCACACGCTCCGCACCGTGGCGGAGTTCGTCAACCAGCTCGCAGGCGCCAGCGCGGAAATCCTCTCCAGCACCACCGAGCAGGTGGCCGGCGCCCAGGAGCAGGGCAGCGCGGTGACGGAGACGGTGAGCACCATCGAGGAAATCACCAAGACGTCCGAGGAGGCCGCGGGCCGCGCCCGCGCGGTGAGCGACTCCGCCCGCCACGCCGAGGACGTGGGCCGCAGCGGCCGCCGCGCCGTGGAGGAGGCCGTGGGCGCCATGGGCGCGGTGCGTGAGCAGGTGGAGTCCATCGCCTCGCGCATCCTCGCCCTGGCCGAGCAGGCCCAGGCCATTGGCGACATCATCACCACCGTCAACGACATCTCCGAGCAGACGCACATGCTGGCGCTCAATGCCTCCATCGAAGCCAGCCGCGCCGGCGAGCACGGCCGCGGCTTCGCGGTGGTGGCCTCCGAGGTGAAGGCCCTGGCGGACCAGTCCAAGAAGGCCACCGGCCAGGTGCGCCAGATTCTGGGGCAAATCCAGAAGGCCACCCACGGCGCGGTGATGACCACCGAGGAAGGCACCAAGAGCGTGGCCACCGCCACCCGCGTGGTGTCCGAGGCGGGCGCCAACATCCAGACGCTGTCGGACCTGCTGGCCCAGGCCTCGCTGACGGCGGCGCAGATTGCCGCCTCCGCCAACCAGCAGGCCACCGGCATCGGCCAGATTCGTCAGGCCATGCATGACGTGAATCAGGCCACGCAGCAGGCCCTCATCTCATCGCGGCAGACCGAACGCGCCATGCAGGACCTCAACGGCATGGGCCAGAAGCTCAAGGGGCTGCTCGGAGAGTACGGGCGCTGA
- a CDS encoding chemotaxis protein CheW, whose product MPDVDWEATRARLARLADLVKEQGTLSPEEATALLEARARALSREPRPQVDPGTLREVVRFKAAGQRYALESRFVLEVVRAPELVTLPGAPPALRGLTLMHGEVLPVVELAPLFGRAPSDAAGPVLVVGVGRAELGVRTEEVEEVTVLAGSELLAPPTSLNDDAGHLVSAADREGTLVLEGEALLGDSRLMFDMSGEGAA is encoded by the coding sequence ATGCCGGACGTCGACTGGGAAGCCACGCGCGCGAGGCTGGCGCGGCTGGCCGACCTGGTGAAGGAACAGGGCACCTTGTCGCCCGAGGAGGCCACGGCGCTGCTGGAGGCCCGCGCCCGGGCACTCTCGCGCGAGCCCCGTCCCCAGGTCGACCCCGGCACCTTGCGCGAGGTGGTCCGCTTCAAGGCCGCCGGCCAGCGCTATGCCCTGGAGTCCCGCTTCGTGCTGGAGGTGGTTCGCGCGCCGGAGTTGGTGACGCTGCCGGGCGCGCCCCCCGCGCTGCGCGGCCTCACCCTGATGCATGGCGAAGTGCTTCCCGTGGTGGAGCTGGCGCCGCTCTTCGGACGCGCGCCTTCGGACGCCGCGGGCCCGGTGCTCGTGGTGGGCGTGGGACGGGCGGAGCTGGGCGTGCGCACCGAGGAAGTGGAGGAAGTCACCGTGCTGGCGGGCAGTGAGCTGCTGGCGCCGCCCACCTCCCTGAACGACGACGCCGGACACCTCGTGTCCGCGGCCGACAGGGAAGGCACCCTGGTACTGGAGGGAGAGGCGCTGCTGGGTGACAGTCGCCTCATGTTCGATATGTCCGGCGAAGGAGCAGCATGA